A window from Sus scrofa isolate TJ Tabasco breed Duroc chromosome 2, Sscrofa11.1, whole genome shotgun sequence encodes these proteins:
- the LOC110259229 gene encoding mas-related G-protein coupled receptor member F — MAGNCSWDAHPTNRNKMCPGVSEAPELYSRGFLTIEQITMLPPPAVMNYIFLLLCLCGLVGNGLVLWFFGFSIKRSPFSIYFLHLASADVGYLFSKAVFSVLNTGGFLSTFADYVRAVCRILGLCMFVTGVSLLPAISLERCLSVLFPHWYWRRRPKRLSAVVCSLLWALSLLVTSIHNYFCVFLGHEASGSGAGCRHMDTFLGILLFLVFCPLMVLPCLALILQVECRARRRQRSAKLNHVVLAMVSVFLVSSIYLGIDWFLFWVFQIPAPFPEYVTDLCICINSSAKPVVYFLAGRDKSQRLWEPLRVVFQRALRDGAELGEAGGGTPNTVTMEMQCPSGNAS, encoded by the exons ATGGCTGGAAACTGCTCCTGGGACGCCCATCCCACCAACAGGAACAAG ATGTGTCCCGGCGTGAGCGAGGCCCCGGAGCTCTACAGCCGCGGCTTCCTGACCATCGAGCAGATCACCATGCTGCCGCCGCCGGCCGTCATGAACTACATCTTCCTGCTTCTCTGTCTGTGCGGCCTGGTGGGCAACGGGCTGGTCCTCTGGTTCTTCGGCTTCTCCATCAAGAGGAGCCCCTTCTCCATCTACTTCCTGCACTTGGCCAGCGCCGACGTCGGCTACCTCTTTAGCAAGGCCGTGTTCTCCGTCCTCAACACCGGCGGCTTCCTGAGCACCTTTGCCGACTACGTCCGCGCCGTGTGCCGGATCCTGGGGCTCTGCATGTTTGTCACCGGCGTGAGCCTCCTGCCAGCCATCAGCTTGGAGCGCTGCCTGTCGGTCCTCTTCCCCCACTGGTACTGGCGCCGCCGGCCCAAGCGCCTGTCCGCCGTGGTGTGctccctgctctgggccctgTCGCTCCTGGTCACCAGCATCCACAACTACTTCTGCGTGTTCCTGGGCCACGAGGCATCCGGATCCGGGGCGGGCTGCAGGCACATGGACACCTTCCTGGGCATCCTGCTTTTCCTGGTCTTCTGCCCGCTCATGGTGCTGCCCTGCCTGGCGCTCATCCTGCAGGTGGAATGCCGGGCCCGGCGGCGCCAGCGCTCCGCCAAGCTCAACCACGTCGTCCTGGCCATGGTCTCCGTTTTCCTCGTGTCCTCCATCTACTTAGGGATCGACTGGTTCCTCTTCTGGGTCTTCCAGATCCCGGCCCCCTTCCCCGAGTATGTCACCGACCTGTGTATCTGCATCAACAGCAGCGCCAAGCCGGTCGTCTACTTCCTGGCCGGAAGGGACAAGTCGCAGCGGCTATGGGAGCCCCTCAGGGTGGTCTTCCAGCGGGCCCTGCGTGATGGGGCCGAGCTGGGGGAGGCCGGGGGCGGCACGCCCAACACCGTCACCATGGAGATGCAGTGCCCCTCGGGCAACGCCTCCTGA